From the Catharus ustulatus isolate bCatUst1 chromosome 15, bCatUst1.pri.v2, whole genome shotgun sequence genome, the window AAGCAAAGGCGGCCGCTGGATGCTTCCCTCCCCCGCGCTCGCAGCGAGCCGAGAAATCGCTCTCCTCACGGCGTGGATAGCGCGGGGCGCCTCGGGGGGCGGCCGGGCCCCGCGCGTCTCCGCAGCTCTTCGACGAGAGGTGGAAGCGGGACCCCGGGGAGCCGCGGTCCCtccggggccggcggggcgcgggcggcCGGCGGGAAGAGCGGTGGCCCCGGGGGGGCGGCCGGCACCGTGCGGGCGCGGGGCTGACCCCTGTGCTTCCCCCCCCGGGCAGCGGCCGCGGCGCTGACGCCCTTCACGGTGACACGGCGGATCGGGCATCCCTACCAGAACCGGACTCCGCCGAAGCGCAAGAAACCGCGGACATCCTTCTCCCGGGTGCAGATCTGCGAGCTGGAGAAGCGCTTCCATCGGCAGAAGTACCTGGCCTCGGCCGAGCGCGCTGCCCTCGCCAAGTCCCTCAAGATGACGGACGCCCAGGTGAAGACCTGGTTCCAGAACCGGCGCACCAAGTGGCGGTGAGTCCCGTGCCCCCGGAGCCGCCCCGTCCTCCCGGAGCCGCCCCCGACCGCGttccccgcccgccgccccgcgAGTCCCGCTCCAACCGGGATCGCCCCCTttgccagctcctggcagccaaACCACTGGGggtgaatttttattattatactAGCATTATGATTTTTGTTATTATctttatatatttcatttataaTAGTCCCCCATTCGGAAAACGGGGGATTATTCGTAAAACGAGAGATTATTCGTAAAACGAGAGATTATTCGAAATAATCGGGAATTGTTTGAGGAAACGgggaaataatttgaaaaaaaaaatcggggGAATGTTGGGAGAAAACGGGGGTTATTTGGAAACGGGATTTCTGGGAGACGGTGGGTTTGCAGGCTCTTCCCGCCGCCCGCAGTCCCTCGGTTGGCGGCCCGGCGGTGCCCGGCCCCGGAAGGAGGCGCCGGCCGCCCTGCCCGGTACTGCGGGCCCGGCTCCGGGCCGGCCGCTGCCCGCGGAGCGCGGCCGTGTCGGGCGCGGGCTGAGCGTGTCCCCCGGCAGGCGGCAGACGGCGGAGGAGCGGGAGGCCGAGCGGCAGCAGGCGAGCCGGttgatgctgcagctgcagcacgaCGCCTTCCAGAAGTCGCTGAACGAGTCGATCCAGCCCGACCCGCTGTGCCTGCACAACTCGTCACTGTTCGCGCTGCAgaacctgcagccctgggaggaggAGAGCGCCAAGATCCCCCCGGTCACCTCGCTGGTGTGAGCCCGGCAGCCGGGCACGCAGCGGACTGGCCCGCGGAGCGCGGCCGGCGGCTCCCCCTGCCCCGAGGCCGCGGCTCCCCCGACGGGGCGGGTGGCGAGCGGTGCCGGCGTGGCTCGCACCGGACCGGGTCCGACCGGAGCCGCTTCCCCGAGGCCGGCGCGGAGCGGAGCCGCTTGTATATTTGTGTCGATGTTCCACTAGGAAGGGAAATATGTCACTTTTTGTAAGAAGTGTTAATACtttaatttatttatgcatCGAGATTTTGGGCACTATTAATATGGAATTATATAGAACCTCGATTATTTATATCGAAATCTGAACACAGGTATTTTGTGTTGGCTTTGGAACaaaaggctatttttttttcctgttctgaggatagtgcaaagaaaaaaaatacctccCTATCACTTAGCGGAGGGGACTCGGTGGAGCCGGTGATGACTCATTAGCTTCGGAAACCCTATTAAACTGAAAAGCGGTAGCTCACATCTGTCCAAGGTGAAGTTAATGTCAACTATAATTTATTCACCGTAGTAATAAGGGCTCCTTTCAGGCACCACACGCCATTCTGTCCTCACCTTCCCAACCGATAAGCTTTAGCGCCCCGAAACAGCACTGGCTCCCTGCGCCACCGGCTCTCGAGAAAGCGCCTTATGTTTCATAATaaagaggatttggggttgacACAGACCATGTATAATACTTTGTACTTGCCGAGACGTGTAAATAAACGTTTTCTTTACAAACGTCTCTCCGCTCCGTGCCTGCCGCCGCGCCGGGgagagccgagccgagccgggccaaGCCCGCCGGGGCGGGCGCTGCGGACCGGGCGGGGATCCTGGGCTGACACGGAGGAGAGAGGCCGAAACGGGGGCGGAAGAGCACCGGGAGAGGTTCGGGACAGCGACGGGCTCGGAGCGGGTGCGGCGGCGGTGCCGGCGCGGTTTGCGCGTTGCTGCTGCCGCTCTCTCCGCCCGTGCGGGGGACGCGGCCGGGAGCGATCCCGGCTCTGGGACACGGTTGGCAGCGCCGTGTGGGAGTGAGGGGCGGCCGGGGGGCAGGAGTGCGGTCATCCCCCGGTGCAGGCCCCGCCGGTCCCCGATATTTCTCCTCGTCAGCCCCGCGGTCCCGCCGCGTTTTCGTTGTGCTGCGTCTCGGCAGCGGGACGGCTCTGACTGCGGCCGAGGCTCCGCGGCTCGTCCCCAGCCCCGTCGTGCACGAGGATTTTTAATAACAGCCTCTCGTAGTTCTCGGGCCCCGGTGCCCCGGTCTCCAACCACGGGGGAAGCTGCAAAACCGGcattttttcagaaagcagcCACGGCCAGGCGGATTTTTCCCGGCGATAGGCAGGATCCGGCGCTACCGTGGCCGCGTTCTCGGGACGGGAGCTCTGCCGCAGCCCTGTCTCGGTCACCGGGAGGCTGCGGGAGTGGAAAGCCCCTCTCGGGCTCGCCAGGCCCGGCTGCggctcagggcagctcagggccagGCAACCATGCAGGTCGAGGGATAGAGAAAAAATTTCCCTAACTTTTTTTCCATAGTGGTACCAGGGCACGGGCTCCGGTCGGTTTGGTTTGTCGGGGGCAGGCAGTGGAGGGCCCACGACAGGGCCAAATGCAGTCACAGCGGGCTGATGGTGCCATGCACCAGCCAGAATGTGCAGCCTAGGCTGAAACACCGATCGAGGAGAGGTCTCTcgcagggaaggaaggaagggaggaagggaggaagggaggaagggaggaagggaggaagggaggaagggaggaaggaaggaaggaaggaaggaaggaaggaaggaaggaaggaaggaaggaaggaaggaaggaaggaaggaaggaaggaaggaaggaaggaaggaaggaaggaaggaaggaaggaaggaaggaaggaaggaaggaaggaaggaaggaaggaaggaaggaaggaaggaaggaaggaaggaaggaaggaaggaaggaaggaaggaaggaaaaacaacgGGGAAATCTCTACCGGGCAACAGAGTGCGAGGGACCACCGCATCCCGGTCCTCtgtcccccccagctcccctccagcaCTGCGCCCCAGCCCTCGGCCGGCCCTGCTCCGTGCTTTCGTTTTCTCACCACCCTTCGCGCGGTGATGCTGGAGCTGCCGGCCCTCCGCCTTCCCCTCCGCATCGGCACCGAGTGCGGGCATAGAGCGAGAGAACCCCCGGTACCGTGCACAGAACAGCTCCGAGAACCCGTGTCAGTGAAAGCGGGGAAGAATTCAGCTCGGAATGGGGATTAAATACACGGCACACACATTCACGTGTATTGGTGTTGCGTTCTACCTGCACCGTCGAACATCTGTAAAGTGCGTTTTCTCCAGCACATCGCTGTTCTTTAACTGTTCGAACACTCCACACCTACAAGCCTCTACGTTCCCGATTTCCCCGCAGTTTTCCCAAACTGCTGTAAGCCCAGCAGCTGTGTATTTGCAGAGAGCAAAATGCTGCTGCGTTCTGCAGGAACCGGCTTTGTGGCGGGTGAGGATCCTGCTTTGGCAAAGCCGCGGGTGCTCACAGCCCTGTCATGAACGGCAGCGCCAAGCGGGTCCGAGCTcggcagggacagccccggggGTCCCCCGGTCACCGCTGCCCGCGGGCTGTGCCACAGGCAACGGGACTGAGCCTCGGGGCACCCCAATTGTCAAAGGGTTTTGTAAACCGCAACCAAATTTGCATTTCAACCATTGAGAAGTCATCAAATAGCGGGGTTTATGTCCCgctggctgccctgggctcGCTGCTGAGTGTGGCTGGTGCCTTTGTTCCGGGAGCCGTCTCAGCAGCGTTCCGAGCCGTGCTGAGGACGGGACGCTCGGGCTGCCTCGTGCACCCGTGTCTTGTACGACAAGAGAGCGTGGGTGGTGCAGGGGTTCCGGCTGTGCTGAAGGGGACACGGTGGGGGTTACCTCCAATTACTCTGCCCGGTTAATCCCGTGTTTACCGGAGCCTCGGGGAAACACGACTTGGAACACAGAGCGTTTCTCGCTGTGGATGAGAGCAGTGTTCCCTGCCGGCCTGATTCAGGTGTGACACGATTGTCTGGTGGTCCCTGCTGCGTCTCTCTGAAGGTCTGTCAACAGAGAGAGACGCCTGAAGGGACCTGCACGGACTTTACACTCTGCCAGCTTGAGCCTTTGCATCGCAGGAATTGTAGTTGCGGAGGACGTGGGTGCCTGGTGGAGGACAGGGCACATTTTGTTGTCCTGACCCTGTTGATTGCGCTGGCCGCATTTTGCACTCgggctgtggggtgggcaggTGAAGTCGAACTGTTGTGTATGGGCAGCTGTTTGGCTTCCCAATTTCTGAAACAGCCTTgcggcagcacagccctgactAGGTGTGGGGGAGCATGGGGGGAGCGTGGTTCATCTCTCACCCTCCCACTCATCACTAAATGCTGCTCTACCTCCGCGGGAGATCCCTTAAAGCACTCCAGCCAGCCGAGGAGATCAGTgatgtgcaggagctgagggcagcagcagctcctgcagctgtgctgcagcacggCTCTTTCAGGGGCAGTCACTGAAGTGCAGGCAGTGAAAGTCGTGACGGAGATGTGGTCTGAGAGTGCTGAGTGCGCTGCACATTCCATCCAGCTGAGTTTTAATCCGTGGATGATTGGTGCTGCTATGAAATTGATAATTCTTAGCATTTGGATGATCTTTCCAAAGCACTTTTAAATCTGCAAGTGAAACATCTCTgtgaatttatattttgaaaagcCTATGCTATGTACCCAAATTCCTCTGTTCACAAGTTTTAAGCACAGAAAATCTCATCTTTATTGAACAAGGATGGAAAAACGCAATGAAAATTAAGGATTATTGAACCATCAGTGGGAATTAATTCTGGACGGGTCATTTTCCAAGCTTTGCTTAACCGTGTGCGTGAAGGATCTCCCAGgaagggctgagcagctccGTGGGTGGATGCACGAGGCAGAGTTCGGCACGACTAGAGGAACATCGCCCATctccccagagctctcctggctTTGCCTTGAGCCCcgacccagagcagcccctgtgccatGCCCTCCTGCACAAACCCTCTCTGGATAAAAATGGCTCCACAATTTGCCTCTCTCAGCGTTATTTTGTGCCCAGGGTATTAGATGTTACAAAGTAATGCATGGTGATCAAATCTCTATAGGCAATTCTTTTCCTAAATGGGCCCTAAAATCAATGGGTTATTAGCTCTCCTCCACTCCGTGATGAAAGCTGGTCCTGTTAAACATGCACACTACACAATATTCAATGCCTTGGTTTACAAAAGTGTTTTGCTCAGCTAGGTCATAATTTAGCTCATTTATAGCTGACATAGATAATACCGAGATTCACATCACACCTCTGAACTTTCCTCGAAGCACGAATTTCTGCACCAAAATCATCTCTGTGGCTTAGGAGTAATAATTTAAGGGCTGTGACTCACCCAGGTGAGCAGTTGCTCGTGtagctgctcctcctctccttaTGTATAGCCTGAGTGAGTTGGACCAGGCGGGTGGAGTATTTGCTTCTGTGCAGGTGGGCATTTTTCGGGGAAGGGGTATTTGGAGCTTTTCCTTTCAAGGCTGTGTTTCCCTTGCCCACTCGTTTGAGTCTTTTAAGCTCCTAACTTTTTCCTGACTCAGCagccaaataaatatttctacttGGTGCCCACTTGTTTTTGGGTATCCGAGTTTGTCTCTTGCAGGAGCTCCGGTGGCTTTGATGGGCAGAGCTATAGTGCAGTTTGTGGCAGTTTGGttgtgcttttctctgctttttaagGGAGTCTCAGCATTTCTAGACATTTCAgatatctttaaaaatctgttgttAAGGGAAGAGCAGTAATGATATTTAGATATATACTcccattaatttaatttaaggataagaaataaaatattctccCCAGCTGCCTAAAGGCATTGTGCATTCAGAAATGTCCACAGGTCCTTTGTGGGATGTGCCCAaagctggaaatgctgggagTGCCCAGCAGAGACGTTTGGGAGGGATCTATGCTcttcaggcagcacagatgAAATCTCCACACTTCTGCAGGAGGGGTGTGAGCTGTGTTCTCCTCAGCCCCAGAACCGtgtgatcacagaatcactgagtggtttgggctgaaaaggaccttaaaacccatcccatcccatcccatcccatcccatcccatcccatcccatcccatcccatcccatcccatcccatcccatcccatcccatcccatccctgccatggcagggacaccttccacaacccaggctgctcccagccccatccagcctggcctgggacattttGGTGCAGGTGATGTTGGGTGTCCACAGACTGTACTCCACTGAGGGGGGCCTGAGCTTGCTTGGGTGCAGAGTGGGGCAGATCTGAACACCCTCACAAGCTCAGACCTCAGGCCATTCTTCAAGAAATAATAGAGCAAATAGCGAAATCTGCCTGTGGCTAGTGGACTCCAGAGATCTCCCAGTAACATCTGCAGTATCTGTACAGACATCAAGGGTGCTGTTCTGGTCCCTGGTGAATGTTCTGAGTTGAGCCTGCAAGTATTTACCTCCTGGGAGCCCAAGGCAGTGATGCTCTGTGGACCAGCTCCCACTTCCATGTGaagaggcagagggagcaggaccTCTGTTATTACCAGCCTGTGGGACTtgccaggtcctggcaggaccACAGGGATCAGCCCCAGCTgcttctgtccctgtgcctcagcCTAGCTTGGGCCAGTTTACTGGAACAGGCAGCTGGGAGAAAACTGCcctgtctgcagctctgctgcacatcTGAGCTCCCTGAATGAATCTCTGCACCTCCTCAGGTAATTGTGGTGGTACCTGCTGGCAGTGAGGTGCATTCCACTCCATGCTCTGAGCAGTTTTCCTCAGGAACTTGTCCAAGCAGGtagcagtgccagggcaggttGGTGTGAGCCCTGTGGCCTGGGGAAGGTCCCCAAGTCCAGCAGGAAGTTGGACTGTCTGGTCCATCTTCTGTGCCTGAACCTCCATCTCTCTGTTCAGGTCAATCAGCATTCTTATATTTCTTATTAGGACACCAGGCATGATCTCATTGCCTTGGATTTATGATCTCTCATCTTTGGGCTGGACGGAGGGGATAAAATTCATACCATGGCTCGCCTATATAAGTACTAGGCTTCTTCAATCTCTTGAAAACAGAAGGCCATCAACCCCTGCCAGACTCCTTAAATGACTTAAACTTAATGCCACAAGTGTTCCAGAATGCCGAAATGATCCCATTAATTTGGCATCCAGTATATGCTGCATTATACATACTGACTTCCATTGGCACATGCCATATCCAATCCATTAGTTGTGCACAAATGCACTTAAGTTTTTTATTGCTCTTAGTTTTGTGTCATCAGCAAAGAAAGGTAAAGTTGATCTTCATCTAAATCACTGTCATGGATTATTGCAATTGATTACAATGAAGAAAGAGCTTTTCAAGTTTCAAAGTTATGTTGTCTTTTATTTCCCCAAGTAGTAATCTGTACTGTTTAAGTTATTGCACAAGAACCATCTCAGCTGCCTGTATTATATTCCTTGTTGAGAACATTTGTGTGCTAGGCTGTCGTGATTCCTCAGCTCTTACAGAACTTTTATTCCATCTGGTGACAGGAAGGCACTCGATGTTCTTCACTCAGTCcaaacagagaaggaagaagagaagtaTTAGCTGAAGTTAATGTTCGGGAAGCTGTTTTAATCTATGATTAGAAAAATCctattttatttatagttttaCCCACTGTTCTTCCCAAGCTTAGCCTCCTAGTTAGGCTGGTGTGTTACCATGTCAGGACCCTTGTGACAGCTGGgtgtgcacacagcagcacacaagGGAAGGATGTGACCCAGCTTCAGCATTTTTCTGACCAGTGATTATGcacaactgaaaaacaaacGGGGGGAGCTGTTAGTCTGCGTTCCCAGAccaccctgcctgccctgtgccagagctgctcatgCACTTGGGCCCTGTGTTACAGCCCCAGCATTTCCACTGGGCCCTGGTCAGAGACTTGCACCCAAACTCATCTTTGCACAGCTCAGGAGCTTTGCTGAAATGTCAAATCAACTCTGTGTTTGCCAGAGTGATCTCTCAGCTTGAATTctcagctcagggcagcaggtgCCCACAGAGCCATGGAGTTGTTACCTGCATCTTCAGgcagtgcctctgctctgcctctctccaCTGCCTCAGGTCTCTTCAGAACTCCACAccagctctgacagcagcaCTTCTTCAAACATGACCCTGAAACTTAACTGGAAGACTAATCATTGGTTAATAAAGCTTGTGGTTTATGGACTGCAGTGATGGAAGAAGGCTGGCTCAGGACGGAGCTGTTAaacaccagggctgctggaacGGCTCGGCCGCTTTCGTACGAGCAGGggccagcccttcccagggtgTAAATCAGCACAGAGCCATTTACTGCACTGGATCCCATCTCCTGTGCATCAGCTGAGGACACGACCCTGGGAACCTCATCGGTGCTGTAACATAAAGACATTACAGTCTCCTGCTCACCGCACATGCCGTTCCCATTACTGCTaatgggagcagcctgggggcAGCGCCAGCCATGGGTGGGCACGGCTggtgccagcctgggctgctcccaccagggctgctgccctgTTAAGCTGCTCCCGGCCTCCAGAGAGCCCATGCTCTCAAGTGGAGTGGGAAACCAAAGCAAGGTTAATAATTAAAGAAGCTTTGACTCCGCTGGActggtgggatggagcaggagctccgAGGGGCTGGGTGTGTGCCGTGGGCCTGGCCAGGGGGcaccctgccagcagggcaTCAGGCTGGGCTGCGTGGGAGAGCAGCTTCTCTCATGCCATCGCTGCAGGTACAGCATGGACCATGGCCTGACCTGGCTTTCCCttggaaatctgaaaaatttGGAATCTTAGCACAGCGGAAATATTTCTAGGTCTAGACAAAAAGTattccaggagcagcctgggatgaaGCCTCTCCACAGGCAGAGGCTCCAGGCTGTGCGGTTCCTCCATGCCAACTCTTCTCCTGTCCCCCCCAGATGTGCCCAACTctggctctggcagcacaggagaAGCAGAGGAGGTGGGGATGCTTTACTGTCACAGAGCTGCACACTGGGAGGAGGAAACAGTGATCCTTCAAGACCCTTCATCAAGTCCCTTTTCTTAAGTCTTTCATACCCTTGAGGCTGGCAAGAGGGCAGGCAGGTGGGTGCATCTACAGGGTGATGTGTAGGAGGTGGCTCCTTCATaggcagcagagatgctgtggtAATTCATCCTGGTTTTGTTCTGGCATCTAAAAATCTCTCTGGGGAGCTGCAGTCCTGCACCCTGCTTCATGGATTATCCTAATCTGTGCTCCTGAGCCGAACTTCAAAGTAGTACTTAGTCGtgcttttcctggtgtttctaaaaatactttttcatcCTTGTGACATGTCTTCTGTGGTCATCCTGTCTCCATGTTGCCTttctgctcctggctgaggCACATGTTGCTGTCCCTCAGTCACAGCCTGCCTACTTCTGGTcttgtgcagctcctcagccttTCTTTTCAGTCAGTTttggcagctcctgagccccctgctcccaggtttcctctgctcccagatTTCCTCTTCACACAGGTGCATGGCTACTCTGCACCCAGAGCCAAGAGATCCCTCAGCGTTTCACTGCTCAAATGGACCCTAATgttgctctgttttctttttgtaggGTTGCAGGGAAAAACAAATGTGCTGTTGCCTGTTGCCCAGAGAAGCGGGGATGGGTAATTGATTCTGAAAGCAGCCTGCACAGTCGGG encodes:
- the TLX3 gene encoding T-cell leukemia homeobox protein 3 codes for the protein MSPPRMDPPRMDPPGPAQGQHQHEPISFGIDQILNSPEQDSAPPPPPPPPRGPDGATFLGGPGGRGGAPYPALPAPFPAIAAPFEDSGSYSVNLSLAPAGVIRVPAHRPIPGAVPPPISSAIPAMPAVPSLGSLNFPWMESSRRFVKDRFTAAAALTPFTVTRRIGHPYQNRTPPKRKKPRTSFSRVQICELEKRFHRQKYLASAERAALAKSLKMTDAQVKTWFQNRRTKWRRQTAEEREAERQQASRLMLQLQHDAFQKSLNESIQPDPLCLHNSSLFALQNLQPWEEESAKIPPVTSLV